The genomic DNA GGGACGGAAGACGTGTAGCGCCGCCGGCAGATAAGCGAACAACAGCGCCAGCGTCGCCACGACGCCAATCGCCGAATAGAAGCCGAACTTTTTGATCGGGATGATGTTGCTGGTGTTCAGGCTCAACAGCCCGATCGCCGTCGTGATCGCCGCCAGCGTACAAGGCATAAAGGCGTGCGAAACAGCTCGTTCCGCCGCTCCTTCGACACCCCGCGCGGCAGTCTCTTCACGGTAGTAGTTGATGATGTGGATCGCGCCGGAGAGCCCCAGGATGTAGACCAGCGATGGCATACTCATCAGGATCGCGTCGATCTGTTCGCCGGTCATCTGGACAAACGCAAGGCTGCTGACGGCAGCCAGCACGCCGACGACAAAGATCATCGACGTCAGCTTAAAGCTGCGGAACGCGAGCATCGACAGCGTCAGCCCGATCAGAACGCAATAACCGATCAAGCGGATCAGCGTGATCTGCCCCTCTTCGTCGATCGATACATTGTCGACTGGCGGTCCGCCCATTCGCATCGCCGGCTCGACCAGCGTCGCGTGCCGCTCTGCATAGTTGAACGGCGGCGGGACAGCCGATGGCGGAGCCGCAGCGTTGATGCCACTCTCCTCGGCCAGCTTCAACAATCGACCGCGTGGGCCGCCCAACAGACCGCGTCCGACGACGTAGGGCAAGTTATCCAGAGCGGTCGGCGTCAGCGTGACCAACACACAGCTCTGCCGCGGCGGCGGATCGACCCGCATCGCGTCAAAGATGTCGTACCAATGTTTGTCGCGGACATCGGTCGCCGCATGTTTCAGTCGATCCAGCTGGCCATCGAACTCTTCGTCGACAATCTTCTTAATCGACGCCGCGCAGATCAGCTGCCAATCCTCGGGCAGCGTCGCATCGGGAACCTGTTCGGCAAACGCTTCTGGTGTCCATGCAAAATCGATCGGTACCGCCGGAGCAAACAGCGTCCCGGTCAACCGCTTTTCAGCCAACCGCCGAGCGATGATCTTCTTGTCTTTTTTGTTGATCGCCGCGACCGGCCACAGCGGACCGTTCTCTTCAGCCAATTGCTGTGCGATCTCCGGACCGGTTTGAATCGTGCGGAACAACGCCGCGGTCAGCAGATGCGGATCGTTGTAGTAGGGGTTCAATTTGTCCGAATCGGGCTGGCCAGCCGTCTCGCCAAAGGATGCGATGAATTGGCCTTCGACCGTCCCGCCGCGGATGAACTTGCGGACCGATCGGATCAGCGCCGGCAGCGGTCCCTCTTTGCCAGCCCAGCGAAACAGGCGGCCATCGGGAGTGATGTAGTAGAGCGTCCCATCGGGGCTGTTGAGCCACTTTTCATTGCGACCGCCCCAGTTGGTGTTGAAGTCGCTGGGAGCCAACAACTGCAACTCTTCGGCCAACTTGCGTGCCCGCTCCCAATCGGCCAGCGGCTCCAACGGCTCTCCGCCGACAGCCTCGCTGCGCAGCTTCTCCGTCAACAGCTTCAGCTTCTGGTCCTCTTCGGTGCACCCGGGCCAGGTCGCGATGACAAACCGCTCTCCCGAAAAGTATTCGCCGAACCACTCCAGCTCCGTCGTCTCAGGGAAATCCGACGGCAACCAATCCTTGACGTTGTTGTTGTTGCTCTGCAGACTCTGCCGCGCACCGCGGATCCCGATCGGAGCCAAGAAGCAAACAACCAGCAGGATCAGAAGGGCATTGTTGATACCAAAAATCGAGCGGCGGGCGAGGAACGTTGGTTTCATGAACAGATATTCAGTAGAACCGGTGTGAGATCCTCATCGCGCCGTTGGATGCCCACGACGGGATCGTTGGTGTATGCGCAAAACGAGCGCTGTTAAATTAATTGCAATGCACGATTCGATCCATGGCAATTGCGATTGGACGTGTCGATCGCAACCGCCTACCGCCACGCTTTCGCTCCGGTTTTTCGGCCGCCATCGCACTCGATAGCATTGTACGCTGCCAAGCTGAAAAGCGTCAGGAGGGCGTACAGTCCCCCAAGACTACTCAGTTTATCCGTTGCTCTGGAACAGCCGCCGAACATTCAACCACCGGTTCCCCGCACGACGCCCATCGCCACGGCGATCAGGAGCCCGATTTTGCCTCGGGCTTCGCGTCGCTGCCCTGCTTTTCGCTCGCCTCGGCACCAGCCACTTCCGGCTTTTCAATGACGCCAAACATGTGGCCGCCATGTTCATCGTGCGACCACGTCCCCGCATAACGTCCCTTGGAGATCACGATCTTTGCAGAGAAGGTTCCCATCCCGGGGATCGTGAAATCGTCAAGCGAGATCATCGGCGTATCGCCAGCCCAGACGATCGGGATCGGCAGCGGCACCTCCACGTCTTTGTCGCCGTATTTGATCCGAGCGGTGATCAGAAACAGATCGCCCCCAGGAATCTTCTCAACCTTTTTGAGCGTGTACTCTTCGGTCGGCAACTTCTCCTCGGACTTGCCCAACACCGTAAACTGCCCGACAAACTTCGATCCGCTGAGATAGGCAGCCAGCTTTTGGTCCCGCTGGGAAACCTCTTCAGCAGTCGACAGGCTCGACAACATCAGACAAACGATCGCAACGGCGGATAACGTTCTCATCACTCGGGATCTCCTTCTCGACAAAAACAGAGAGGCTTGCACTTCGAAACCAGATAACATCAGCGCGGCGTCGACGTCGACCGGCGGCTTACAGATACATCCCCAGAAAGCCTTCGGCAGCATCGCTTTCCGCTTGGATCTGTTCCAGCCGCTGTTGGGTTTTGGAAAGATCGCCGGCTTGGATGTAGCGATCGAATTCGACGACCAGAGCATGCCGCACCGATTCAGCCAACCATCGCACGACAGCTTCGTTCAACCAATCGCAAGTCTCGCCGTCGGGCTGGACGTCCAAATGGCAGCTGATCGTCGAGGTGTCGGTCGAGTCGGTGAAGACGGTCCCTTCGAATTTGAATTGCACCATTCCACGATTGGGATCGTTGGTGAAGTGAAACGTGCAGCGAGCGTTGTGAAGATAGTAGGTGTTCATCACCCCATGTTCTTGGATCGCTTGTTTGACCCGCAACACAAACGCTTCGAATCGGGGCGACGCGTCCAACGGCACGTCCAGGCGTTGCACAGTTCGCAGCGGCAGACAATCGAATTCGATCTCGACCCACCGCTGGGCTGGCTGTTGATTTTCATCCATGGGGAAGCTCCGTAACCTGTGTTCCTATCGCATCCCCAGCGACAGCCAGCCCTGTTGAGCTGAGATCTCTTGGACGCGAATTCCGCTTTCGGGCAGTTGTTTGACGGGCACCCGGATCGGTTTGTCGAGCAGTTGCATTGGCAACGAGCGATCGAACACACGCTCCATCTTCTTTCGCGTGGCGATCTGCCCAATCGAAAGCCGCTGGGTGCCGGGAAAGTCGATCTCGACTTCCCCCTGTCTTTGTAACACAAAACCATGTCCCTGGACAAACGTCGGCAGATACTCCGCTCGCACGCGGAGCGGCATTTTCAGCGACTGGTCACCCTGCTGAAACCGCGTTCCCCGCAACCCGATCCAAACCTTGCCCTGCCGCGCTTCGAAGATGATCGGTCGGGTCCGCGAGAAGGTGATGATCGGTTCCTCCGCCTCATCGGATTGATCCGCCGCAAACTGCAGTTCCGGCAGCAGCGATTTCCCCAGCTGCCGCAACTGCGAACCGGTCATCGTCCGTCCGGCGAGGATCCGCGTCATCACGTTGTTGATCAACGATTCGTGAATTTGAACCGATAGGTCGTGCGATCCGGCGACCGACGGCGGTGGGACTGCCGCGGCGAGATCATCGTCGGTCCGTTGCCGCAGCGTCGTCAGAAGATAACGGGTTTCGGAGCTCCACACGCGACTCGGTTCGTCGACTCCCAAGCGTCCCAAGACATCGACGAGATCGCGCAACGGCGTCGATTTGCCATCGCCCAGCGGTGCGGTCTGATCGGTCTGGCGATCGAAGTTCTCCGCCACTCGGCGCTCCATCCGCCGGCTTCCCTCCGCATTTGTCGCCCCCTTCTGCTCCAGCGCCTTCTTCATCGCGATCCGCCGAACGATCTTCAACGGATGATTGACGCGTTGGATTTTCGAAGACAATTGCGCCGACGCGACCGCCGGTTCCGCGTGGATCCCCGCATCGTTTAGGTTCAAGACTTTGGTCGCGGTTACGTGCCCATAGCCCACCGCGTCGACGGTCACCGGTTTTCGATAGCCCCGGTTCTGGCTGGTCAGGTCGCCGCTGAGTATCAATTGAATCTTGGCCACGCCCTCCGAGGGGAGCAGGCAGGTCGTCACCGTTCCCGTCAGCGTCGCGCGGCCGCGGATGAAGGTCCCCAACAAGCATTCGTTGATCGCCGTGGGTTCCTGAAACGGCCGCGTGGCGATCCGCGAGATCAAGTTGCTGCCGACTCCGATCCGCAAATTCGAATTCACAAACCGGCCGCGGATGTCAGCGACCAGCAGCGGAGCCTGCCGAGTTTCGATCAACAGTCGTGTCAGTTCATCCAATTGATAGAAGACGTCCGCCGCAGTCGTCGTGTCTGCAGCCCGGAGCGTTTTTGATGCGTCAGCCATCTGCGTGGCGACGTATTCGATCGACCGCTGCGGATCGCGATGCCGCAACATCGCATCGAGCTGCCGGACGGCGGTTCGCAAACGCGGGATCTGGGCCCGTTCCAAACCGGGGTAATTGATCGTCAGCCGCAACCGCATGTCTCCAAGAACCTTGTCTAACTGGGCCAACGCCAGCATCTGAGTTCGCGCTTCGTCGCGAGACGTCGGATCGCTGGGAGCTTGTTGGACGGCAGCCAACGCGTCGGACAGTTCGTTCAACTTCAGATACCCCAACCACGCCGAGGTGTTGGCCGTATCGCCGGCGATTCGCAGCTCCTGCTGAACCGTTGCGATCGCTGCTTGCACCTGATCCACAAACTCATCCAGCGATGGCACCGTCGCCACATCCAACTGATCGGCGGCGGTGTCGATTCGATCGGCGAAATACTCGACGTCCGATTGCGACAATTGAGCGCAACAGCATGCCGCGTCCAATACGAGAACGGAAAACAGAGCGACGGCGGAAAAGCGACGCATCGCGGGGAGGGCAAGGTGAATGATCAAAGCTGTTCTTCGAAGTTTCTTGGTGTAGAACGATGCAAACGTTTGCTAGGGTAAGACAGTTCATTGGGGCATGCAATTCGGCCACCAGCAAGTTTGCCCCGCCGAAGCGTTGATACGCCGCGATCCGGCCGCTGGCGAGCGACCGTTCCGCTGGCATTCTGCCGCGCCGGAAGGGAGAGAAAAGCAGCAATTCGCGGACGCTGACGCCACAGAATCGGCGACGCCGAGTTCGCGACAACCGTCGACCGCAGGGGCTCTTCTCCAGGGAACGATTTTAGTCGCCCCAGCTTGCCAAAGTACCGGCCTTCTGCCACCCCAAAGCGAAATTTCGTATGCTTTTGAATCGATGTAGCCCGCCAATGGGGATTCGCTCTCCCGTGGCGGCGGAGGCCGCAAACAGTCCGCGGCCACTCTCCCAACCACCGTTGTCAGCTCAGGACGTCCGTTTTATGAAAGTCTTCGTTACCCGGCAGATCCCCGACGCGGGACTCGATCGCATCCGCACCACTTGCGATTGCGACGTCTGGCCCCAACCGTTGCCTCCATCCCGCGATCAACTGCTGGAAAAATCGGCCGGCTGCGATGGCGTGCTGACGCTGTTGAGCGACCGGATCGACGCGGAATTTTTCGATCGCGTTGGGCCACAACTGAAAGTCGTCAGCAATTTTGCAGTCGGTTACAACAACATCGACGTCGCCGAAGCCGCCCGCCGCGGGATCGCCGTCGGCAATACGCCCGGAGTTCTGACCGACGCGACAGCCGATATCGCCGTCGGCCTGCTGTTGGCCGCCGCTCGGCGAATGCGAGAGGGGATCGACAACGTGACCAACCAGCAGTGGAAAACCTGGGAACCGATGGGCTTCATCGGGCAGGATCTGGTTGGCAAAACGATCGGGATCGTTGGGATGGGCCGGATCGGCGCAGCGGTCGCTCGACGACTTCACTTCGGCTGGGGCATGTCGGTTGTCTATACGTCGCGCAGCGATAAACCGGAGATCGACAGCCAGTTGAACGCTCGCCGAGTCGAGTTTTCTCAGCTGCTCAGCGAAAGCGATTTCGTCTCGATCCACACCGACCTGAACCCCGCAACCGAAAAGCTGTTCAACGATTCGGCGTTTGCCCAAATGAAACCGACAAGCGTGCTGATCAATACAGCTCGCGGCGGGATCGTCGATCAAGACGCTCTCCACCGGGCGCTGCAAGCGGGAACCATCTTCTCCGCCGGGCTCGATGTGACCGAGCCCGAACCGCTGCCGGAATCGAGCCCGCTGCGATCGCTTGGCAATTGTGTGATCCTGCCCCATATCGGCAGCGGCACCGTCGCCAGCCGCGATGCGATGGCGACGATCGCTGCGGACAATCTGCTGGCCGGGCTCGCCGGCAAACCGCTCCCCCACCGCGTCGATCCCGCTTGATCTGCGACGCCGTCGCCGCGGCCGGCTGACCACTGCGGAAGCAGGCTGAAAAAGCTTGCTTTCGCTATCGTGACCGCTTAGAACTGCGATCGCTTTCTTCCACAACGCCCCTCGCTTTCGACGTGGTCCACCGATGAAACTGCTGCTGCGAACCGGTCTCGCCCTGTTGCTGATGCTCCCCTTGCACCAAGCTGACGGCGAACAGTGGCCCGGTTGGCGCGGACCTCGCGGCGATGGCAGCAGCCAGGAGACGGCACCGCCAACCGACTGGGACGGTGCGACGGGGAAGAACATTCTTTGGACAAAGGACTTGCCCGGCACGGGGCACGGATCGCCGATCGTCTGGAACGACAAACTCTTTCTTGTCACCTGCATCGAGGACCAACACGATCGCCAACTGTTGTGCATCAGCACCGCGACGGGCGAGACGCTTTGGAAGTCGACAGTCTTTAACGCACCGTTGGAGACCAAGCATTCACTGAACAGCTTCGCCAGCACCACTCCGGCGACCGACGGCGAGCAAGTCGTTGCGGTTTTCTTAGAGGTCGATGGCCGCAAGGCTCCAGCCAAAAACGTAGGCAAGGCGCGGAACCTCACCCCCGGCAAGATCGTCGTCGCGGCGTACGATCTGGAGGGCAGACAGCGTTGGTTGGCGCGGCCGGGAGTCTTCAGCAGCGTCCATGGATTCTGCAGCAATCCCGTTCTATTTGGCGATCTGGTGATCATCAACGGCGATCACGATGGCGATTCATTCCTCGTGGCGTTGGATCGCAACACGGGGAAAACGGCATGGAAGGTTCCGCGTCGGCATCAAACACGCAGTTATGCAACGCCGCTGATCCGCGAGGTCGACGGCGCGGACCAGCTTGTGTTGCCGGGAAGCATGGCGGTTACAAGTTTTAACCCGCGCGATGGTTCGACGCTTTGGACCGTCGAAGGGCCGACCGAACAGTTTGTCGCCTCACCGGTCTACGACGGCAAACACTTCTTCGTCACCGCCGGATACCCGACGCATCACGTCGTCGCAATCCGCCCCGACGGACACGATGATGTTAGCGATTCGCATGTCACCTGGCACAGCACCGACGTTCGCAGCTATGTCCCTTCGCCGATCCTGGCGGGTCAGTTTTTAGTGGTAGCCGACGACCGTGGCACAGCAAATTGTTACGACACCGCGACGGGAGAACGCTTCTGGAATGTGCGACTGGGACGCAAGTTCAGCGCCTCGCCAGTGCTGGCTGCTGGGAAGGTCTTCCTGTTAGCCGAAGATGGCACGATGCACATCGTGCAACCGGGGAAAGAGTTCCAACAGATCGCCGAACCGCAACTGGGCGAGCGAGCGTTTGCATCGCCTGCGATCGCCGACGGACGAATCTACATCCGCGGGGAACAGCGATTGTTTGCGATCGGAGCAAAGTAGCAGACGGCCCAACCATGCGACGCCACCAACGTCGCTCAACCGCAGCGGCAACGCCCCGCGCGTCTGCGACTCTACGCTCCAACACGCGGCCCGCTGGGCACGCGGTTAAACAAATGCGAACGCACCCCTGAAACGGCCCTCCATACCAGCACGAAGCGCAAGCGAGTGATTCAATTCGCGTGAGTGATTCGACTCGCGCAATCACTCGCTTGCGCGTCGTGCTAGTATGACCAATCGTTTAACCGCGGTGGCAACGCCCCGCGCGTCTACGACTCTACGCGTGAACGCGCGGCCCGATGGGCACGCGGTTAAACAAATGCGAACGCACCCCTGAAACGGCCCCCATACCAGCACGAAGCGCAAGCGAGTGATTCGCTTCGCGTGAGTGATTCGATTCGCGTGAGTGATTCGATTCGCGTGAGTGATTCGACTTGCGTGAGTGATTCGATTCGCACAATCACTCGCTTGCGCTTCGTGCTGGTATGACCAATCGTTTAACCGCGGTGGCAACGCCCCGCGCGTCCGAGGCTCTACGCGTGAACGCGCGGCCCGATGGGACGCGGTTAAACGAACTACACCGCCGACACTGACGACGGCCCTAGTGGTAACGTCCGCGGCCGAACTGTGGATGGACTTTCCGCAACACGCGTTTAGACCACTCTTTGCCGGGCAATGCCTTGAGCGTTTGCATCACGCCGCCGCGTAACCGCCGTGCGTGCCAAGCGGCGTGGGAGACGCAGATCGCGCCGTGCGGCACGCTATCGATCACATTGTTGAGCGTCCATTTATAGGGGAGCTCTCCGTAGCCGAAGTCGATCTTGTCGATCCGATTCGCCTCAGCTTGGCGAACGATCTCCAGGAACAATGCGGTCCCCGGCGATGCATATCCGAAAGCCTGATCGTAGACCGGGAACCAATAGTGCAACAGCTTCCCCTCCTGCATCCCCA from Rosistilla oblonga includes the following:
- a CDS encoding PQQ-binding-like beta-propeller repeat protein gives rise to the protein MKLLLRTGLALLLMLPLHQADGEQWPGWRGPRGDGSSQETAPPTDWDGATGKNILWTKDLPGTGHGSPIVWNDKLFLVTCIEDQHDRQLLCISTATGETLWKSTVFNAPLETKHSLNSFASTTPATDGEQVVAVFLEVDGRKAPAKNVGKARNLTPGKIVVAAYDLEGRQRWLARPGVFSSVHGFCSNPVLFGDLVIINGDHDGDSFLVALDRNTGKTAWKVPRRHQTRSYATPLIREVDGADQLVLPGSMAVTSFNPRDGSTLWTVEGPTEQFVASPVYDGKHFFVTAGYPTHHVVAIRPDGHDDVSDSHVTWHSTDVRSYVPSPILAGQFLVVADDRGTANCYDTATGERFWNVRLGRKFSASPVLAAGKVFLLAEDGTMHIVQPGKEFQQIAEPQLGERAFASPAIADGRIYIRGEQRLFAIGAK
- a CDS encoding 2-hydroxyacid dehydrogenase, which encodes MKVFVTRQIPDAGLDRIRTTCDCDVWPQPLPPSRDQLLEKSAGCDGVLTLLSDRIDAEFFDRVGPQLKVVSNFAVGYNNIDVAEAARRGIAVGNTPGVLTDATADIAVGLLLAAARRMREGIDNVTNQQWKTWEPMGFIGQDLVGKTIGIVGMGRIGAAVARRLHFGWGMSVVYTSRSDKPEIDSQLNARRVEFSQLLSESDFVSIHTDLNPATEKLFNDSAFAQMKPTSVLINTARGGIVDQDALHRALQAGTIFSAGLDVTEPEPLPESSPLRSLGNCVILPHIGSGTVASRDAMATIAADNLLAGLAGKPLPHRVDPA